CTGTCAAGAGTACGCAAATCGAGAAATAGACTACGGACTGGAGCATTGTTTGGATGAGCGATGTCGTGTTGCGCAAACTCAAGGTCGTTTGGGGCGCTTTTCAAGGCGTACGATCCGGGGTCGATACGTGGTGGGAGTTTTTCCTGTTCTGCCTGGACCATATGATATCGACATTCCTAGGGAAAAATCCACGCTTCTATCATAAGAAAAAGGTGAAGAACTTTAAGGAGAAGGACAGTTATCACATTAAGGATATCCGGCTGCCCCTCCTGGATGAGAAAACCGAGGATACCTTTTTCTGGCAGGGCCCTTTTGGTCAGACCTGTTTCCATTATTGTTACTTCAAAGATTGCCACGACGAGGCAACGGTTGAACGAAGTCACGGAACAACTCTCTTCTGGTGCGAAACGCCCTATGCTTATGTGGGGGATGGGCTGGATGTCGAAATCCTTCCCGGCGATGTCGTTATCGATGCCGGAGGCTGGATTGGGGACTTTGCCGCCTATGCGTCCGCCAAGGGGGCTGGTGAGGTCTATGCCTTTGAACCCTCTCCTCCCGCCTTCAAATACCTGGTGCAAACCGCCAGGCTGAATCCCAATATTTATCCGTTTCAGGAGGGGCTGGGCGACGTGGTCTCGGAGATCGAGTTGTTTGTGGACCCCGCGGATGCGCAGTGCAATTCCTTCCTCGATGGGGATGGCGTGTGCCGGAGTACCGTCCGGGTTCCTATGACG
Above is a window of uncultured Fretibacterium sp. DNA encoding:
- a CDS encoding FkbM family methyltransferase, encoding MSDVVLRKLKVVWGAFQGVRSGVDTWWEFFLFCLDHMISTFLGKNPRFYHKKKVKNFKEKDSYHIKDIRLPLLDEKTEDTFFWQGPFGQTCFHYCYFKDCHDEATVERSHGTTLFWCETPYAYVGDGLDVEILPGDVVIDAGGWIGDFAAYASAKGAGEVYAFEPSPPAFKYLVQTARLNPNIYPFQEGLGDVVSEIELFVDPADAQCNSFLDGDGVCRSTVRVPMTTIDAFVAERGLSRVDFIKMSVQGYDMHLLRGARKTISYFAPKLSILYCNAHFVPYSMEDVKQLIKKFNPKYRVIFRGKKLFAAVPDL